The Candidatus Kryptoniota bacterium DNA segment ATTATGGAGCAGAGTTGAAAGTTCTGTGCCATCATGCTTCACGCCGTTGGCCTTTATCCTGTCGATTGAAATTTGTCCCGATTGTGTACGTAATCAATTCCCCGGTGAGCATTTCTAGATGAACAGAACACTACTCGAATACACGCTCCGGGTTCGTGTTCCGGTTCTTGTCTTTGTCGCGCTTCTCTCTTTGACCGTGACATATTTCGTATCCCGGCCGGCGAGGGAAGGTATCGGTTATGCGCCTATACAACCGATAGCTTTCTCACACAAGCTTCATGCAGGAACAATGAAGATCGATTGCGCCTACTGCCACATCGGCGTCTATCGGTCAAGAATTGCAGTCGTTCCTCCGCCGAGTACTTGCATGAATTGCCACACCATTGCCATGAAGACCCGCCCGGAAATCGTCAAGCTCACGAAGTATTACGAAGAGAATAAGCCGATTCCCTGGCAGCGTGTCCACAAACTTCCCGATTATGTTTATTTTAGCCACAGCTTTCACGTCAACACGGGAATCAGGTGTCAGGATTGTCACGGCAATGTCCAGGATATGGATATTGTTAAACAAGTATCTTCATTTGTCATGTCTGCGTGCCTCGACTGCCACAGGAATGCGGCCACTCGTCTCTCGTATATTCGGAACGTCAAGCCGGGACCGACGTACTGCGCCGCGTGTCATAGATAGGAAGCGAATAAAAATGATAAAATTCGAAAATGTGAAATTAGCTGACGGCCGCCGGAGGAGGAAGATCCTCGGCATCATGGGCCTGGGCACGCTCGGGCTGATTATAATGAACTCGCTTCCGTTCAAAATAATTTCGCGAAGATCCTCAAGAGTTCATGGTGCAAAATCACGAGTTGCTATAAATGAATTGGCTGTGAAACGGAACAAGAAGGTAATCTAAATGGCTGACTCGCAGAAATATGGTCCCGTGAAAGGTCAATTCTACTGGAAGAGTCTCAGGGAATTTCATAACGATCCCGCGACCGTCGAGGCAAAAGCGAATGAATTCATGGCCGGAGTGACGGACGATTTCAAGTTGTCGGGACTCTCTGATATTTCCCGCCGAAAGTTCCTCGCGCTTCTCACTGCTTCCGCTTCATTCGCGGCGGCAAGCTGCTCATCGTACGAGAACAAGGGAGAAGTGATTCCATACAACAAAGAACCCGTAGGAGTCATCCCGGGCGTTGCCAATTACTACGCGTCCACATGCACAGGCTGCAAGAACGCGTGCGGCATACTTGTCAAGACCAGGGAAGGCCGCCCGATCAAGATCAATGGGAACGATGAGCATCCGGTTAACAAGGGAAAGATTTGTGCCCGCGGTCA contains these protein-coding regions:
- a CDS encoding cytochrome c3 family protein, translated to MNRTLLEYTLRVRVPVLVFVALLSLTVTYFVSRPAREGIGYAPIQPIAFSHKLHAGTMKIDCAYCHIGVYRSRIAVVPPPSTCMNCHTIAMKTRPEIVKLTKYYEENKPIPWQRVHKLPDYVYFSHSFHVNTGIRCQDCHGNVQDMDIVKQVSSFVMSACLDCHRNAATRLSYIRNVKPGPTYCAACHR